In the genome of Botrytis cinerea B05.10 chromosome 5, complete sequence, one region contains:
- the Bcsfp1 gene encoding Bcsfp1 yields the protein MPLSDWFTQSHAASCEETHTDSTLIDSTATNKFQYAGNSNSSPLHIQEHQSSHSSPDSQSSASFPPTPEECDYIYNLNSNMTTTSSPINIATPTRNTSSSPSSQGNKNNSNYLDPDSQASARIMTTGTGFDDNMGRSRQESFAAAKPISMHNPNRINDRPRRESLAGSLVGGMSWGGVSVGSWIRDDIIMAGTSPFPYQSPSYHSSSYLPKLEANFMKDFSCCGNTLPTLHDLLQHYEECHAQQTPASLRNNSSIVRARENSTPNGRAGMAIQNTSAAQHHAQQQQTQPSQQPRLSGLQMPQAGASVGGIQLMRQQQRSQPATPIQKTNQGTTDEMDGVEDMEMDDAIGPMDSAPDTPVQSSHNHQPVQAAQQSMFGQQPRPTINLNSTMQHSGLRASQPPTPATSSFGFQNNPTVSSVNTPTLTAQPMQQSQTFSPDTSAPGTPSEMDGDFTSMPMNMNMGNRNMNMNNMNFPFNFGGHDLGLDLCIDEPAKRLYSPNGGGFNNQRALQQQFAQFGLGQGQFASNTDLMRAYQQQQLMASMNGMGDPTGMMMGEEHKPFRCPVIGCEKAYKNQNGLKYHKTHGHQTQQLHENGDGTFSIVNPETSIPYSGNEGMEREKPYKCDYCGKRYKNLNGLKYHKQHSTPCDPELKLNNHLAAAGLAGLGVPMGGLPGIGEEGMM from the exons ATGCCTCTTTCTGATTGGTTCACGCAATCCCACGCCGCCTCATGCGAAGAAACCCACACGGACTCGACACTTATCGATTCGACGGCTACTAATAAATTCCAGTACGCAGGCAACTCCAACTCTTCTCCATTACATATACAAGAACATCAATCTTCACATTCTTCTCCAGACTCACAGAGCTCTGCTTCATTCCCTCCGACTCCAGAAGAGTGCGATTATATCTACAATTTGAACTCTAACATGACGACAACCTCTTCACCAATAAACATTGCCACACCCACCAGAAATACATCGTCATCTCCGTCATCCCAAGGCAACAAAAATAATTCCAATTATCTCGACCCGGATTCACAAGCGTCCGCCAGAATCATGACGACCGGTACAGGATTCGACGACAACATGGGCCGATCCAGACAAGAATCGTTTGCTGCTGCCAAACCCATATCTATGCACAATCCAAACAGAATTAATGATCGTCCTCGTCGCGAAAGTTTGGCAGGCAGCCTCGTCGGAGGCATGAGTTGGGGAGGTGTGTCTGTTGGCAGCTGGATTCGAGACGA CATTATCATGGCCGGCacctctccatttccatatcaaTCGCCTTCATATCATTCTTCTTCGTATCTTCCCAAGCTCGAAGCCAACTTTATGAAAGATTTCAGCTGTTGTGGCAATACATTACCAACACTACACGACCTTTTGCAACATTATGAAGAGTGTCATGCGCAACAGACCCCGGCATCCCTTCGCAACAATTCATCCATTGTACGAGCTCGGGAAAACTCAACACCCAACGGTAGAGCAGGTATGGCAATACAAAACACATCCGCCGCACAACATCACGCTCAGCAGCAACAAACGCAGCCATCACAACAGCCTCGGCTTTCGGGCTTACAGATGCCACAAGCCGGTGCCAGTGTAGGAGGTATTCAATTGATGCGACAGCAGCAACGCTCACAACCAGCTACTCCCATACAAAAAACTAACCAAGGTACCActgatgagatggatggagttGAAGACATGGAGATGGACGATGCTATCGGACCTATGGATTCCGCTCCGGATACACCGGTTCAATCTTCACATAATCATCAGCCTGTGCAGGCAGCACAACAGTCTATGTTCGGCCAACAACCAAGACCCACCATTAATCTTAACTCCACCATGCAACACTCTGGTCTCCGAGCATCCCAACCACCGACTCCCGCAACTTCCTCTTTTGGATTTCAGAATAACCCGACCGTTTCCTCTGTTAACACCCCTACTTTGACAGCACAACCCATGCAGCAATCACAGACATTTTCGCCAGATACCTCGGCTCCCGGTACCCCATCggaaatggatggagattTTACAAGCATGCctatgaatatgaatatgggGAATagaaatatgaatatgaataatatgaATTTCCCATTCAATTTCGGTGGACATGATTTAGGGTTGGATCTTTGTATCGATGAACCCGCCAAGCGTCTCTACAGTCCTAATGGCGGTGGCTTTAATAACCAAAGAGCCCTCCAACAACAATTTGCCCAGTTTGGGCTAGGACAGGGACAATTTGCAAGCAACACTGATTTAATGAGAGCataccaacaacaacagTTGATGGCAAGCATGAACGGAATGGGAGATCCCACAGGAATGATGATGGGAGAAGAGCACAAGCCATTCAGATGCCCCGTCATCGGGTGTGAAAAGGCCTACAAGAATCAAAATGGTCTCAA GTATCACAAGACGCACGGTCATCAAACCCAACAGTTGCACGAAAACGGCGACGGTACATTTTCGATTGTCAACCCAGAAACTTCTATTCCCTACTCAGGCAATGAAGGCATGGAAAGAGAGAAGCCGTACAAGTGTGATTACTGTGGCAAGAGATACAAGAACTTAAATGGTCTCAAATAT CACAAACAACATTCTACTCCCTGCGACCCCGAGCTCAAATTAAACAACCACTTGGCTGCTGCTGGGTTGGCAGGTCTCGGAGTCCCCATGGGAGGCTTGCCAGGTATTGGTGAAGAAGGCATGATGTGA